In Pseudoxanthomonas sp. SE1, the genomic stretch CTGGTCGACCGCATCCAGGCGGCCCGCACCGATGGCACCGCCTTCATCCTGATCAACCCCGCCGCCTTCACCCACACCTCGGTCGCGATCCGCGACGCGCTGGCGGCGGTGGCCCTGCCCTTCATCGAAATCCACCTGTCCAACCCGCACACCCGCGAGCCGTTCCGCCACACCAGCTATGTCAGCGACAAGGCGGTCGGCGTGGTCTGCGGCTTCGGGGCGGACAGCTACCGCTATGCGCTGGATGCCGCCCTGCTGCGGCTGCCCGCCTGATTTTCCCTTTGTTCCGCGCGGAACAACGTTCAACCACGAGGCTCCCATGGATCTCCGCAAAATCAAGAAACTGATCGACCTGCTGGAAGAGTCGAACCTGGCCGAAATCGAGATCAAGGAGGGCGAAGAGTCCGTACGCCTGGCGCGTACGCCCAAGGGCGGCTACGCCGTGCCGGCACCGGCCCCCGCCGCCTATGCCGAACCGCGCCCCGCCGCGCCGATGCCGATGAGTTCGCCCACCGAAGCCTCCACCGGCGGCACGGCCAAGGCCGGCAACGCCCTGCCCGACGGCCACGTGGTGCGCGCACCGATGGTCGGCACGTTCTATGCCTCGCCGTCGCCGGACAAGCCTGCGTTCGTCGCCGTCGGCCAGTCGGTGAAGGCCGGCGAGACGCTGGCGATCATCGAAGCCATGAAGATGTTCAACCCCATCGAAGCCGACGTCTCCGGCACGGTGCTGTCGATCCTGGCCGAGAGCGGCCAGCCGATCGAGTTCGATCAGCCGCTGTTCGTGATCGGCTGAGGCCTGCCCCATGCTGGACAAGGTCGTTATCGCCAACCGGGGTGAGATCGCGCTGCGCATCCTGCGCGCCTGCCACACCCTCGGCATCCGCACGGTCGCGGTGCACTCCACCGTCGACCGCAACCTCAAGCACGTGGCCATGGCGGACGAATCCGTCTGCATCGGACCCGCCGCGTCCAAGGACAGCTACCTCAACATCCCGGCGATCATCGCCGCGGCCGAGGTGACCGACGCGCAGGCCATCCATCCCGGTTACGGCTTCCTGTCGGAGAACGCCGACTTCGCCGAGCGCGTGGAGCAGTCCGGTTTCATCTTCATCGGCCCCAAGGCCGACACCATCCGCATGATGGGCGACAAGGTGGAAGCCATCCGCGCCATGAAGGCGGCAGGCGTGCCGTGCGTACCCGGCAGTGGCGGGCCGCTGGGCGAAGACATCGTGGCCAACACCAAGATCGCGCGCGAGATCGGCTATCCGGTGATCATCAAGGCCGCGGGCGGTGGCGGCGGTCGTGGCATGCGCGTGGTGCATGTCGAGGGCGCGCTGAAGGCCGCCATCGAGACCACCAAGTCAGAAGCCAAGGCCGCGTTCGGCAACGGCGAGGTCTACATGGAGAAATTCCTGGAGAATCCGCGCCACGTGGAGATCCAGGTGCTGGCCGATGGCCAGGGCAACGCCATCCACCTGGGCGAGCGCGACTGCTCGATGCAGCGCCGCCACCAGAAGGTGGTGGAGGAAGCGCCCGCGCCCGGCATCACCGACGAACAGCGCGCGGAGATCGGCAAGGTCTGCGTGGAAGCCTGCCTGCGCATCGGCTACCGCGGCGCGGGTACGTTCGAGTTCCTGTACGAGGACGGCCGCTTCTACTTCATCGAGATGAACACCCGCATCCAGGTGGAGCATCCCGTCACCGAGCGCATCACCGGCATCGACCTGGTCTGCGAACAGCTGCGCATCGCGGCCGGGCAGAAACTGACCATCAAGCAGAGCGACATCGTGCTGCGCGGGCATGCGATCGAGTGCCGCATCAATGCGGAAGACCCGGACACCTTCATGCCGCACCCGGGCCTGATCCAGCACTTCCATCCGCCGGGCGGACCGGGCGTGCGCGTCGACACGCACATCTACGAAGGCTACCGCGTGCCGCCGAACTACGATTCGATGATCGCCAAGCTCATCGTGCACGGCCCGGACCGCGAAACCGCCATCGCCCGCATGCGCGTGGCGCTGAGCGAGATGGTGATCGACGGCATCAAGACGAATATCCCCCTGCAACAGCGCATCATGCGCGACCAGGGATTCCAGGCCGGCGGACAGAACATCCACTACCTGGAAAAGCGCCTGGCCGAGCGCAAGAGCAAGACGATCTCGCTGGTCTGAGGCACTGATGCATCGCCCCTCGCATCCGCGCGGGGCGGATGCATATGGCCGAAGACGGTTGCAGGACACCGTCGGCGACGGATGCCTTGCGTCCGCACAAAACAGAAAGGCCGGGATGGCGACATCCCGGCCTTTCATCGTCCGTGGCCATCGGTGGCCTGGGGCTCAGCGCTCCGCAGGCGCCCGCTGTGTGCCAGGCACCGTCCGCACGCCGAGTGGCGAGGACGGATCGGTGATCCGCACCAGTTCCGAAGAGCCGTCCGCCCATACCACCCGGATCGTGCTGCCTGGCGCCAGCGTGGAGAACGGTGTGCCGCTGCGTGCGCGATAGAGCGCGGCGACCTGGCTGGCACCGAGCCGGCGTGCATCGTCC encodes the following:
- the aroQ gene encoding type II 3-dehydroquinate dehydratase encodes the protein MAKLLVLHGPNLNLLGTREPEVYGHATLADIDLALTAQAQVAGHQLATFQSNAEHALVDRIQAARTDGTAFILINPAAFTHTSVAIRDALAAVALPFIEIHLSNPHTREPFRHTSYVSDKAVGVVCGFGADSYRYALDAALLRLPA
- the accB gene encoding acetyl-CoA carboxylase biotin carboxyl carrier protein; the protein is MDLRKIKKLIDLLEESNLAEIEIKEGEESVRLARTPKGGYAVPAPAPAAYAEPRPAAPMPMSSPTEASTGGTAKAGNALPDGHVVRAPMVGTFYASPSPDKPAFVAVGQSVKAGETLAIIEAMKMFNPIEADVSGTVLSILAESGQPIEFDQPLFVIG
- the accC gene encoding acetyl-CoA carboxylase biotin carboxylase subunit, with protein sequence MLDKVVIANRGEIALRILRACHTLGIRTVAVHSTVDRNLKHVAMADESVCIGPAASKDSYLNIPAIIAAAEVTDAQAIHPGYGFLSENADFAERVEQSGFIFIGPKADTIRMMGDKVEAIRAMKAAGVPCVPGSGGPLGEDIVANTKIAREIGYPVIIKAAGGGGGRGMRVVHVEGALKAAIETTKSEAKAAFGNGEVYMEKFLENPRHVEIQVLADGQGNAIHLGERDCSMQRRHQKVVEEAPAPGITDEQRAEIGKVCVEACLRIGYRGAGTFEFLYEDGRFYFIEMNTRIQVEHPVTERITGIDLVCEQLRIAAGQKLTIKQSDIVLRGHAIECRINAEDPDTFMPHPGLIQHFHPPGGPGVRVDTHIYEGYRVPPNYDSMIAKLIVHGPDRETAIARMRVALSEMVIDGIKTNIPLQQRIMRDQGFQAGGQNIHYLEKRLAERKSKTISLV